A genomic window from Arthrobacter globiformis includes:
- a CDS encoding amidohydrolase family protein: MTHADWIFSNGPVHTMDPDHPRTDAVAVADGKILALGADAASWRGPATEFIDLAGKALLPGFQDAHVHPLAGGLQLLGCDLSGVHSLDEYRALIADYARANPSVEWVQGAGWYGDVFDGGFPRRALLDELVPDRPAFLISHDGHGAWVNSRALELAGITDTTPNPDGGIIARDGAARRDRHAH, from the coding sequence ATGACCCACGCAGATTGGATCTTCTCCAACGGTCCCGTGCACACCATGGACCCTGACCATCCCCGCACTGACGCCGTTGCTGTTGCTGACGGCAAAATCCTAGCCCTCGGTGCCGACGCCGCATCCTGGCGCGGGCCCGCTACCGAGTTCATTGACCTGGCCGGGAAAGCACTGCTCCCCGGCTTCCAGGACGCGCACGTGCACCCCCTGGCGGGCGGCCTGCAGCTGCTCGGCTGCGATCTCTCCGGCGTCCATTCCCTGGACGAGTACCGCGCTCTGATCGCGGACTACGCCCGCGCCAACCCTTCCGTCGAGTGGGTACAGGGTGCCGGCTGGTACGGCGACGTGTTCGACGGCGGCTTTCCGCGCCGCGCACTGCTGGACGAGCTCGTACCAGACCGGCCCGCGTTCCTGATCAGCCACGACGGGCACGGTGCCTGGGTGAATTCACGTGCGCTCGAGCTTGCCGGAATCACTGATACGACGCCCAATCCGGACGGCGGCATCATCGCCCGTGACGGTGCGGCGCGCCGCGACCGGCATGCTCATTGA
- a CDS encoding amidohydrolase, translating into MTVRRAATGMLIEHAADLVSALIPEPDKHHIRRALLSAQAYLHSLGVTAWQDAAVGQALGMPDSFEHYLALESDGLLTASVTGALWWRRDLGLEQLELFRERRARAVGRFRATAVKIMVDGVCENLTAAMTRPYKGHPHEVGMSLIEPEELARITRAADAEGFDLHLHAVGDQAVRDCINALDLPRREGWDPRHQIAHLDLVDPADVARFAASGAIANIQPLWARQDPVLVETKLPYLDEAHQRVHFAFETLRRAGVELAIGSDWPVSSPDPLWGIHTAVNRTAPPADPHARDARSQNEPLLPAESITLVTALAAHTTGAARANRLDAGRGAIRVGLAADLVVLDADPHAVEATGLGGIGVELTLAEGRVVYSRIHDGALPTLLAQ; encoded by the coding sequence GTGACGGTGCGGCGCGCCGCGACCGGCATGCTCATTGAGCACGCCGCCGACCTTGTCTCCGCACTGATTCCGGAACCGGACAAACACCATATCCGCCGTGCGCTCCTCTCCGCCCAGGCCTATCTGCACTCGCTGGGAGTCACCGCCTGGCAGGATGCCGCCGTCGGGCAGGCCTTGGGCATGCCCGATTCATTCGAGCATTACTTGGCCTTGGAATCGGATGGCCTGCTGACTGCCAGCGTGACCGGGGCACTGTGGTGGCGCCGGGACCTCGGGCTTGAGCAGTTGGAGCTGTTCAGGGAACGCAGGGCGCGGGCGGTCGGACGCTTCCGGGCCACGGCCGTGAAGATCATGGTGGACGGCGTCTGCGAAAACCTCACTGCAGCCATGACCAGGCCTTACAAAGGCCATCCCCATGAAGTCGGGATGAGCCTGATCGAACCGGAGGAGCTGGCCCGGATCACCCGCGCAGCGGACGCGGAGGGCTTCGACCTGCACTTGCACGCGGTGGGTGACCAAGCGGTCCGTGACTGCATCAACGCGTTGGACCTGCCCCGTCGGGAGGGCTGGGACCCACGCCACCAGATAGCGCACCTGGACCTCGTGGACCCCGCCGACGTCGCCCGGTTCGCCGCGAGCGGCGCTATCGCCAACATCCAACCGCTCTGGGCACGGCAGGATCCGGTGCTTGTGGAAACCAAGCTGCCCTACCTGGATGAAGCACACCAGCGGGTGCACTTTGCCTTCGAGACGTTGCGCCGCGCCGGCGTCGAACTGGCCATAGGCAGTGACTGGCCGGTGTCCAGTCCGGACCCGCTGTGGGGCATCCACACTGCAGTGAACCGCACCGCCCCTCCCGCTGATCCGCATGCCCGCGACGCCCGCTCGCAAAACGAACCGCTGCTTCCAGCAGAGTCCATCACCCTCGTGACGGCGCTGGCGGCCCACACCACCGGAGCAGCGCGCGCCAACCGTCTCGACGCCGGGCGGGGCGCCATTCGAGTCGGCCTGGCCGCCGACTTGGTGGTGCTCGACGCCGATCCACACGCCGTCGAGGCCACAGGCCTTGGCGGAATCGGCGTCGAACTCACACTCGCCGAAGGCCGCGTTGTGTACAGCCGCATCCACGACGGCGCCCTTCCCACCCTTCTTGCGCAATAG
- a CDS encoding pyridoxal phosphate-dependent aminotransferase produces MQQLAHRLERLGTETAFSVAQAAAAWKAKGNLVYPFHLGDINIPTAPNIVEAMNRAIADGYTGYCPGPGIPQLREALADDIGSRRGIEFSPENVVVMTGGKPVITKFLQAVMNPGQEVLYPNPGFPIYESQIEYLGGTAVPYRYVPTSTGFAIDLEQIRSSITPNTVAIIYNDLQNPISAESTAAEREAIAQLAIEHDLWVLSDEAYFETRYEGVSSSITSIPGMAERTVILYTFSKKFAMTGSRLGCAVAPREIAQVLSTLNTNDESCTTHYVQWAGVEALRGPQDSVQQMLNTLQTRRDTACELVNSIPGMHVAVPQSTFYLFPDVTEAMERMGYTAVGDFATDALYKTGVSFCTREHFGRRLPGEERQYIRLAYSGIEVPDIRDGLGRLREWIETA; encoded by the coding sequence ATGCAGCAACTCGCGCACCGGCTCGAACGCCTAGGCACCGAAACCGCCTTCAGCGTCGCCCAAGCCGCGGCCGCCTGGAAGGCGAAGGGGAATCTGGTGTACCCCTTCCACCTCGGCGATATCAACATCCCGACTGCGCCGAACATCGTGGAAGCGATGAACCGGGCAATCGCGGACGGCTACACGGGCTACTGCCCCGGACCCGGCATCCCGCAGCTGCGTGAAGCCCTTGCCGACGACATCGGCTCGCGCCGCGGCATCGAGTTCTCCCCCGAGAACGTGGTCGTGATGACCGGCGGGAAGCCCGTCATCACAAAGTTCCTGCAGGCTGTCATGAACCCCGGCCAGGAAGTGCTCTACCCCAACCCCGGCTTCCCGATCTATGAATCGCAGATCGAGTACCTCGGCGGCACGGCTGTACCGTACCGCTACGTGCCCACGAGCACGGGCTTCGCCATCGACCTCGAGCAGATCCGCTCGTCGATCACGCCCAACACGGTCGCAATCATCTACAACGACCTGCAGAACCCCATCTCAGCCGAGTCGACTGCAGCCGAGCGTGAGGCCATCGCACAACTCGCAATAGAACACGACCTCTGGGTGCTCTCCGACGAGGCCTACTTCGAGACCCGCTACGAGGGCGTCTCAAGCTCGATTACATCGATTCCCGGCATGGCAGAGCGTACCGTCATCCTCTACACGTTCAGCAAGAAGTTCGCCATGACCGGCTCGCGCCTCGGCTGCGCCGTCGCCCCGCGCGAGATCGCCCAGGTGCTCAGCACGCTCAACACCAACGACGAGTCCTGCACCACCCACTACGTGCAGTGGGCCGGCGTCGAAGCCCTCCGCGGCCCCCAGGATTCCGTGCAGCAGATGCTCAACACCCTGCAGACACGCCGCGACACCGCCTGCGAACTCGTGAACTCCATCCCCGGCATGCACGTCGCCGTGCCGCAGTCGACGTTCTACCTCTTCCCCGACGTCACCGAGGCCATGGAGCGCATGGGCTACACGGCAGTCGGCGACTTCGCCACTGACGCCCTGTACAAGACCGGCGTCTCCTTCTGCACACGCGAACACTTCGGCCGGCGCCTGCCCGGCGAGGAGCGGCAGTACATCCGGCTCGCCTACTCGGGCATCGAGGTGCCAGACATCCGCGACGGCCTCGGACGCCTGCGCGAGTGGATCGAGACGGCATGA
- a CDS encoding 2-hydroxyacid dehydrogenase yields the protein MSRVVVTGRVPDAALEKLRAEHEVDAWTGPESIGREELLRRVAGADAIVSLLTERIDGELLDAAGPQLKVVSNVAVGYDNIDVPACTGRGIVATNTPGVLTEATADIAFGLILMATRRLGEGERLIRAGQAWKWGMFFLLGSSLQGKTLGVVGMGGIGQATARRAKAFGMDIVYQSRSEIDPAIAAELGARRVDLDELLTVSDVVSLHCPYGAATHHLIGAEQLAAMKSSTYLVNTARGPIVDEAALAAALREGVIAGAGLDVFEHEPQVHPELLDLENVTLVPHLGSATVETRTAMAVLAADNTLAVLRGEQPPTPIG from the coding sequence ATGAGCCGGGTAGTCGTCACAGGGCGGGTACCCGACGCCGCTCTCGAAAAGCTTCGTGCCGAGCACGAGGTCGATGCCTGGACCGGTCCGGAGTCCATTGGCCGCGAGGAGCTCCTGCGCCGCGTGGCGGGGGCCGATGCCATCGTGAGCCTGCTCACCGAACGCATCGACGGCGAGCTGCTCGACGCCGCGGGCCCGCAGCTCAAGGTCGTCTCCAACGTCGCCGTCGGCTATGACAACATCGACGTGCCGGCCTGCACCGGACGGGGTATCGTCGCCACCAACACACCCGGCGTGCTCACCGAGGCGACCGCCGACATCGCCTTCGGGCTCATCCTCATGGCAACCCGCCGGCTCGGTGAGGGCGAACGGCTCATCCGGGCCGGCCAGGCGTGGAAGTGGGGCATGTTCTTCCTGCTCGGCAGCAGCCTGCAGGGCAAGACCCTCGGCGTTGTCGGCATGGGCGGCATCGGCCAGGCGACAGCACGCCGGGCCAAGGCCTTCGGCATGGACATCGTCTACCAGTCGCGCAGTGAGATTGACCCCGCGATCGCCGCGGAACTGGGTGCCCGCCGGGTCGATCTCGACGAGTTGCTGACTGTTTCCGACGTCGTTTCGCTGCACTGCCCTTACGGGGCGGCAACGCATCATCTGATCGGTGCAGAGCAGCTCGCGGCGATGAAGAGCTCGACATACCTTGTCAACACCGCCCGCGGACCGATCGTCGACGAAGCGGCCCTCGCCGCCGCGCTGCGCGAAGGCGTCATCGCGGGCGCCGGGCTCGACGTCTTCGAGCACGAGCCCCAGGTCCATCCCGAGTTGCTGGACCTGGAAAATGTGACACTCGTGCCGCACCTCGGCTCGGCCACGGTCGAGACGCGCACCGCCATGGCAGTGCTCGCCGCCGACAACACGCTCGCCGTGCTCCGCGGCGAGCAGCCGCCCACTCCCATCGGCTAG
- a CDS encoding CBS domain-containing protein, whose protein sequence is MSAVREFMTTDAQCVRENQSLADAARMMLDLDCGSLPICGDDGKLTGMITDRDIVLKCVAADRDPREMMARDLATGRPHWIDADANVDAAIEMMEGYQVRRLPVIADHKLVGIISQGDIARNYSEERVGELVEHISERGRMQSSSS, encoded by the coding sequence ATGAGTGCTGTACGTGAGTTCATGACGACGGATGCACAGTGTGTTAGGGAGAACCAGTCCCTCGCAGATGCCGCTCGGATGATGCTGGACCTGGACTGCGGATCGTTGCCTATCTGTGGCGACGACGGCAAGTTGACCGGCATGATCACTGACCGGGACATCGTGCTCAAGTGCGTGGCCGCCGACCGAGATCCGCGCGAGATGATGGCCCGCGACCTCGCCACGGGCAGGCCCCACTGGATTGACGCCGATGCCAACGTTGACGCCGCCATCGAAATGATGGAGGGGTACCAGGTCCGGCGGCTGCCGGTCATAGCTGACCACAAGTTGGTTGGCATCATCAGCCAGGGTGACATCGCGCGCAACTACTCGGAAGAGCGTGTGGGCGAACTGGTGGAGCACATTTCGGAACGCGGCCGAATGCAGTCGAGCAGTTCCTAA
- a CDS encoding purine-cytosine permease family protein, protein MKSMLRSGLFEIEQESIAPIPAEARHGRSRELFTIWFGMNMTPLTVVTGATATTLLGLPMVSSIIAILLGHALGGIGMALHAAQGPQLGVPQMLQARGQFGSRGASLIVLVAILMFVGYFSSNLIVSADSITALLPDASGTAMIIGCAVLSFVIAAFGYNLVRKVTALGAYVVGALVLVSFAALLAGGDFWARMNHGEFTWTGFLAMLAIGIVWQLTYAPYVSDYSRYMPARSGTRGAFWGTYLGCVVSSALLMILGAGVGIAVDGVDTMTGLNGILGPVLGAAVLVGFALVAAAGNSVNAYCSALCALTLVETFASGWRPGAKARLVTSLVLHVLGVTLALAAATSFASSYFSFLSVLLYVLIPWSAVNLVDYYVIRHGSYAVDEFYAADGGRYGRWNAGSLIVFVIGVLAQVPFMATPFYTGAAAEAMGGIDVAWLVGLGVSSLAYMVIARTAPALVRLNSGSAEPQVLGK, encoded by the coding sequence ATGAAATCGATGCTCCGTTCAGGACTCTTCGAAATCGAACAAGAGTCCATCGCTCCCATCCCGGCCGAAGCGCGGCACGGCCGCTCCCGGGAGCTCTTCACCATCTGGTTCGGCATGAACATGACCCCGCTGACGGTTGTCACCGGCGCGACGGCCACCACCCTCCTTGGCCTTCCCATGGTCAGCTCCATCATCGCAATCCTGCTGGGCCACGCACTCGGCGGAATCGGCATGGCATTGCACGCCGCGCAGGGGCCGCAACTCGGTGTCCCGCAGATGTTGCAGGCCCGCGGCCAGTTCGGTTCACGGGGCGCCAGCCTGATCGTGCTCGTGGCGATCCTGATGTTCGTGGGGTACTTCTCCTCGAACCTGATCGTCTCTGCGGATTCGATCACCGCCCTGCTGCCGGACGCCAGCGGAACCGCCATGATCATCGGTTGTGCCGTTCTCAGCTTCGTCATCGCGGCCTTTGGCTACAACCTGGTCCGGAAGGTGACGGCACTGGGTGCCTATGTCGTGGGAGCCCTGGTGCTCGTTTCTTTTGCTGCACTGCTGGCAGGGGGCGACTTTTGGGCCCGGATGAACCATGGTGAATTCACCTGGACGGGCTTCCTGGCCATGCTGGCCATCGGCATCGTGTGGCAACTGACGTACGCGCCGTATGTTTCGGATTACTCGCGCTATATGCCGGCCAGGTCCGGCACGCGGGGCGCTTTCTGGGGCACGTACCTAGGCTGTGTAGTTTCCAGTGCCCTGTTGATGATTCTCGGGGCCGGCGTCGGGATAGCAGTAGACGGCGTGGATACGATGACCGGGCTCAACGGCATCCTCGGTCCAGTGCTTGGCGCCGCAGTCCTGGTGGGTTTCGCCTTGGTAGCCGCCGCCGGAAACTCCGTGAACGCCTACTGCAGCGCCCTGTGCGCACTGACCCTCGTGGAGACCTTTGCCAGCGGCTGGCGCCCCGGCGCCAAAGCCCGCCTGGTGACCTCGCTGGTGCTGCACGTTCTCGGCGTGACCCTGGCCTTGGCTGCCGCCACGAGCTTTGCGTCGTCCTACTTCAGCTTCCTCAGCGTGCTGCTGTACGTGCTGATCCCGTGGTCCGCCGTCAATCTGGTGGACTACTACGTCATCCGCCACGGCTCGTACGCAGTGGACGAGTTCTACGCCGCCGATGGCGGCCGGTACGGGCGCTGGAATGCCGGTTCCCTGATCGTCTTTGTCATCGGTGTTCTTGCCCAGGTCCCGTTCATGGCCACTCCCTTCTACACAGGTGCCGCGGCAGAGGCGATGGGCGGCATCGACGTTGCCTGGCTCGTGGGACTCGGTGTCAGTTCTCTTGCCTACATGGTGATCGCCCGCACCGCGCCGGCTTTGGTGCGCCTGAATTCCGGTTCCGCTGAACCCCAAGTCCTTGGAAAGTAG
- a CDS encoding carbonic anhydrase, whose amino-acid sequence MSNRISPYDAWQRLLEGNERFVSGESKHPNQNASRRSELVNTQNPFAVIFGCADSRLAAEIIFDVGLGDVFVVRTAGHVIDDAVLGSLEYGVSVLHVPLIVVLGHDNCGAVTAAKDAVETGELPQGHIRDLVDRITPSVLSSLREHKTDLNDMVVEHAKQTVRRLLDSSRMIYDAVDNYSTAVIGVAYRLEEGRAQLVSTSGVL is encoded by the coding sequence GTGAGCAACCGAATCAGCCCGTACGATGCATGGCAGCGCCTGCTTGAAGGCAACGAGCGGTTCGTCTCGGGAGAATCGAAGCACCCGAACCAGAACGCTTCCCGGCGCAGCGAGCTGGTGAATACCCAAAACCCGTTCGCCGTCATCTTTGGTTGCGCGGACTCCCGTCTGGCTGCGGAGATCATTTTCGACGTCGGCCTTGGCGACGTTTTCGTTGTGCGTACCGCCGGGCATGTTATTGATGACGCCGTTCTCGGCTCGCTTGAGTACGGTGTCTCGGTGCTCCACGTCCCGCTGATCGTTGTCCTCGGACACGACAACTGTGGCGCCGTCACTGCCGCGAAAGATGCCGTGGAAACCGGAGAGCTGCCACAGGGCCACATCCGCGACCTGGTTGACCGGATCACACCATCGGTCCTGAGTTCGCTGCGTGAGCATAAGACTGATCTCAATGACATGGTCGTCGAACACGCCAAACAGACGGTGCGTCGGCTGCTGGACAGCTCACGGATGATTTACGACGCCGTGGACAACTACTCCACCGCGGTGATCGGCGTCGCGTACCGGCTCGAAGAAGGCCGGGCGCAGCTCGTATCCACGTCTGGCGTCCTCTAA
- a CDS encoding NAD(P)/FAD-dependent oxidoreductase, translating to MDDTYQVIVVGGGFAGMTAAEHLGRKGIRVLLIDANNYHQFQPLLYQVAASQIGVSAVARPLRSVFRSTKSVRVLTAEVTAIDSATRTVTTVDGSQYQSRILVIAAGAVPNFFNTPGAEEHAYPLYSVADATRLSTALTTALDHADRVKAGRADVVVVGGGPTGVETAGALAENIKYLVPKYFSPGLAARCLVHLVDMLPNVLMPFSAKSQAYTRDRLMKLGVQLHMGQGVTEVRADGVTLADGTIIPAQIVVWAGGLKAGKIIAESGLPQGKGGRIDVLPDLTVPGAEGVYVLGDSANITDATGAKLPQLGSVAEQSGKWAARNIHADLTGGTRQPFVYWDKGYMAMVGRGAAVAELGSKRIQLQGPLAFLSWLGVHLALLPGTQQKVRALSSWLTGYVTHSPSQVVVGRPD from the coding sequence ATGGACGATACATATCAGGTGATCGTGGTCGGCGGCGGGTTTGCCGGCATGACAGCAGCTGAGCATCTCGGACGCAAAGGCATCCGGGTACTCCTGATCGACGCGAACAACTACCACCAGTTCCAGCCCCTCCTCTATCAGGTGGCTGCTTCGCAGATCGGTGTGTCCGCCGTGGCCCGGCCGCTGCGGTCTGTGTTCCGCAGCACCAAAAGTGTCCGGGTCCTCACTGCGGAAGTGACGGCGATCGATTCCGCCACCCGTACCGTCACCACTGTCGACGGTTCCCAGTACCAGTCGAGGATCCTGGTCATTGCCGCGGGCGCGGTACCGAACTTCTTCAACACCCCTGGCGCAGAGGAACATGCCTACCCGCTGTACTCAGTGGCTGACGCCACCCGCCTGAGCACTGCCCTCACTACAGCCCTGGACCACGCGGACCGGGTGAAGGCCGGCCGCGCAGACGTGGTCGTGGTCGGCGGCGGCCCCACCGGAGTCGAGACAGCCGGCGCCCTCGCGGAGAACATCAAGTACCTGGTGCCCAAGTACTTTTCGCCTGGACTGGCAGCCCGCTGCCTAGTCCATCTTGTGGATATGTTGCCGAACGTGCTCATGCCCTTCTCCGCCAAGTCGCAGGCATACACCCGTGACCGGCTGATGAAACTTGGAGTTCAGCTGCACATGGGCCAAGGCGTTACCGAAGTCCGAGCCGACGGCGTGACGCTGGCGGACGGGACCATCATTCCAGCGCAGATCGTCGTGTGGGCCGGCGGCCTGAAAGCTGGAAAAATCATTGCTGAATCCGGCCTGCCGCAGGGGAAGGGCGGACGTATCGACGTGCTGCCGGACCTGACCGTGCCCGGCGCCGAAGGCGTCTATGTCCTGGGTGACTCCGCCAACATCACCGACGCCACCGGCGCCAAACTGCCCCAGCTCGGCTCCGTTGCTGAGCAGTCGGGGAAATGGGCCGCCCGCAACATCCATGCGGACCTTACCGGCGGCACACGGCAGCCCTTCGTCTATTGGGACAAGGGTTACATGGCCATGGTCGGCCGTGGCGCAGCAGTCGCCGAACTGGGCAGCAAACGCATCCAACTCCAGGGACCATTGGCGTTCCTCTCCTGGCTCGGGGTTCACCTCGCCTTGCTCCCGGGCACCCAACAGAAGGTCCGCGCCCTCTCCTCCTGGCTCACTGGCTACGTCACGCACAGCCCGTCACAAGTCGTCGTCGGAAGGCCCGACTAG
- a CDS encoding APC family permease gives MDQPIASTRLAHEQSQHLQKSLGRFDILLLVVAAVISVEVLGQVSGFGGETFTWTLILAVTFMVPYGLIFAETGGAFTEEGGVYVWTKMAFGRVVAAITSLFTWVTQPVWVGGAMAFVAVETWSEYVGHVEAGSVSDYIFKLVFIWITVTSAIVSLQHGKWLPSLGAILKVAFLTFFIIVTMVYGLQHGFNGLELGFFSPTLAGFLGVTPLLLFSFLGFESGNSAAGEMKNPAKDVPISVARSSMIAAASYLLPILAILLVVPLDQITGIGGLFGAVATVYTVFGPAAEVMLAISAVVFCFVLVSQGAAWMIISDRMQAMAAADGSFFGGFFGRFHPKLGTPIRVNTLSGVVATLFMLAAMQLSGTSSALFGVVLAIAISTFLLSYLLAIPAAVRLRSKYPLADRPFKVPVSDTGFRILGAICFVWILIGSWVAIFPGTLEVLFGLEYDFEATWGVSQFAFEAFALGTLGCILALGLVGYARGKKLRAVVAPASATAELIND, from the coding sequence ATGGATCAGCCAATAGCCTCAACGCGCCTTGCCCACGAGCAAAGCCAGCATCTGCAGAAATCCCTCGGCCGCTTCGACATCCTGTTGCTGGTGGTCGCGGCCGTCATCTCGGTGGAGGTCCTGGGACAGGTCTCCGGATTTGGCGGGGAAACCTTCACCTGGACCCTCATCCTGGCCGTCACGTTCATGGTTCCTTACGGCCTGATCTTCGCCGAAACCGGCGGCGCGTTCACCGAAGAAGGTGGCGTCTACGTCTGGACCAAGATGGCCTTCGGCCGCGTCGTCGCCGCCATCACGTCGCTTTTCACCTGGGTAACGCAGCCTGTTTGGGTGGGCGGCGCCATGGCGTTCGTGGCAGTGGAAACGTGGTCTGAATATGTGGGCCATGTGGAGGCCGGCAGCGTAAGCGACTACATCTTCAAGCTGGTCTTCATCTGGATCACGGTGACCTCAGCCATCGTCAGTTTGCAACACGGTAAATGGCTGCCCTCGCTCGGAGCCATCCTCAAGGTCGCGTTTCTGACCTTCTTCATTATTGTCACCATGGTCTATGGGCTGCAGCATGGTTTCAACGGACTCGAACTCGGCTTCTTCTCACCCACCTTGGCCGGCTTCCTTGGCGTCACTCCGCTGCTGCTTTTCTCCTTCCTTGGCTTCGAGTCCGGCAACAGCGCCGCGGGGGAGATGAAGAACCCGGCCAAGGATGTTCCCATCTCGGTCGCCCGCTCCTCCATGATCGCCGCCGCGAGCTACCTCCTGCCGATCCTGGCCATCCTGCTGGTGGTGCCGCTCGACCAGATCACGGGCATCGGCGGGTTGTTCGGTGCAGTGGCCACCGTCTACACGGTGTTCGGCCCGGCCGCTGAGGTTATGCTGGCCATTTCAGCGGTGGTCTTCTGCTTCGTCCTTGTGTCGCAGGGCGCAGCATGGATGATCATCAGCGACCGCATGCAAGCCATGGCAGCCGCCGACGGCTCATTCTTCGGAGGCTTCTTCGGCCGCTTCCATCCCAAGCTGGGCACGCCGATCCGCGTCAACACGCTCTCCGGGGTGGTGGCCACGCTGTTCATGCTTGCGGCAATGCAGCTCAGCGGGACCAGCAGCGCACTGTTCGGCGTGGTCCTGGCCATCGCCATCTCAACGTTCCTGCTCAGCTACCTTCTTGCTATCCCGGCCGCTGTCCGGCTGCGGAGCAAGTACCCCCTCGCCGACAGGCCGTTCAAGGTTCCGGTCTCGGACACCGGTTTCCGCATCCTGGGTGCCATTTGCTTCGTCTGGATCCTGATCGGCTCGTGGGTGGCGATCTTCCCCGGAACACTCGAGGTCCTCTTCGGCCTGGAGTACGACTTCGAGGCAACCTGGGGCGTCTCGCAGTTCGCCTTCGAGGCCTTCGCGCTCGGCACACTCGGGTGCATACTGGCCTTGGGTCTCGTTGGTTATGCCCGCGGCAAGAAGCTTCGCGCCGTCGTGGCGCCCGCGAGTGCGACCGCTGAGCTGATCAACGACTGA